One genomic window of Nicotiana sylvestris chromosome 10, ASM39365v2, whole genome shotgun sequence includes the following:
- the LOC104234287 gene encoding uncharacterized protein produces the protein MSRCLNYQLLSLALLLLMTVDPSSQSRLTEENGVKSAVFLSPKIVLEPGSVSNKFYYNIDFPKGHIAIKNFDAEVVDEAGNSVPLHETYLHHWVVVRYYQRKGVEVAKYHGNLGFHQSDFIVKRNSGICNGGLTQYFGLGSETRKTITYVPDPYGIEVGNPVEVPPGYEEGWLLNVHAIDTRGAEDRLGCTECRCDLYNVTKDEYDRNIEPDYVGGLRCCYDETRCKVKEGFQGARRSLYLKYTVKYIDWDPSIVPVKIYILDVTDTWKKQEKSTATVSRHHCKIEYLVESCSAAEANADCTHTKNISVTFPSGGDIIYGVAHQHTGGTGSALHGEDGRAICSSLPIYGEGKEPGNEAGYIVGMSSCYPKPGSIKISEGETVTLISNYSSAQRHTGVMGLFYLLVTEPSPTPNSFLHSTDGTGEIVILHNAVGVLAVFGIAVLVGAAVIYQRRNQREEEGYESVLM, from the exons ATGTCAAGATGTTTAAATTATCAATTGCTTTCACTTGCACTCTTACTGCTAATGACGGTTGATCCAAGTTCACAATCTCGATTAACGGAAGAAAATGGGGTGAAATCTGCTGTCTTTTTATCACCAAAGATTGTGCTGGAACCTGGATCAGTCTCTAACAAGTTTTACTACAACATCGACTTCCCAAAAGGCCACATTGCTATCAAAAATTTTGATGCTGAAGTAGTTGATGAGGCAGGGAATTCTGTACCCCTTCATGAGACATATCTTCATCACTGGGTTGTTGTAAGATATTATCAACGAAAAGGTGTGGAAGTGGCAAAGTACCACGGCAATCTGGGGTTCCACCAATCAGATTTTATTGTTAAGAGAAACTCAGGGATATGCAATGGGGGTCTTACTcaatattttggacttgggtcagAGACCCGAAAGACAATAACGTATGTTCCAGATCCTTATGGTATAGAGGTCGGCAATCCAGTTGAAGTACCTCCGGGATACGAGGAGGGATGGTTGCTCAATGTACATGCAATTGATACACGAGGTGCCGAAGATAGATTGGGATGCACTGAGTGCAGATGTGATCTTTATAACGTTACCAAAGACGAGTATGACCGAAATATAGAGCCAGATTATGTCGGAGGCTTGAGATGTTGCTATGATGAAACAAGATGCAAGGTGAAAGAAGGATTCCAAGGTGCAAGGAGAAGCCTGTACCTGAAGTATACGGTGAAGTATATTGATTGGGATCCCTCCATTGTGCCCGTCAAAATTTATATACTTGATGTCACTGATACATGGAAAAAGCAGGAAAAATCAACAGCGACCGTGTCAAGACATCACTGCAAG ATTGAATATTTAGTGGAGTCATGTTCTGCAGCTGAGGCAAATGCCGATTGTACTCATACAAAAAATATAAGTGTAACTTTTCCCAGTGGTGGAGATATCATCTATGGAGTTGCTCACCAACATACAGGAGGGACTGGGTCAGCCCTCCATGGAGAG GATGGACGTGCCATATGCTCATCTCTTCCAATCTACGGGGAAGGAAAGGAACCAGGAAATGAAGCTGGTTACATCGTTGGGATGTCCTCTTGTTATCCTAAACCTGGCTCTATCAAGATTTCGGAAGGGGAAACTGTAACTTTAATATCAAATTATAGCAGTGCTCAAAGGCATACAGGAGTGATGGGGCTGTTCTATCTCTTAGTTACTGAACCATCACCAACGCCTAACTCTTTCCTGCATTCTACAGATGGA ACAGGTGAGATTGTAATATTGCACAATGCTGTTGGAGTCTTGGCAGTGTTTGGAATTGCAGTACTAGTTGGTGCTGCTGTAATTTATCAACGTCGAAATCAAAGAGAGGAGGAAGGCTACGAATCTGTATTAATGTGA